The proteins below are encoded in one region of Lactuca sativa cultivar Salinas chromosome 3, Lsat_Salinas_v11, whole genome shotgun sequence:
- the LOC111881534 gene encoding probable carboxylesterase 16 yields MPSVSVKFYSVLHKFILKRQLQTLTETHTKIFNQFGVVSRPDESVAPANPSFSEDGVATKDIHIDPLTSLTLRIFLPDSVLVKSRGLKQSDGVYGGYSPALGDNLRKLPVVLQFHGGGFVTGSSVSLANDLFCRRIAKACDAIVVAVGYRLAPESKYPAAFEDGVEALSWLAKQANLAECRISGRVNLRRRQIVDGFGSSMIEPWIAAHADLSRCVLLGVSSGSNIANYVTQKAVEAGNLLDPVRVVAQVLMYPFVIGNTPTKSEIKLANSYLYDRTMAMLAWKLFLPDDQFNLDHPAANPLMTAKRIPLKHMPPTLTIVAEHDWMRDRAIAYSQELRQVNVDAPVYDYKDAVHEFATFEMFLKTPKAQACAEDIAIWVKKYISLRGLEFSY; encoded by the exons ATGCCGTCTGTATCTGTAAAATTCTACAGTGTTCTTCATAAATTCATCTTGAAACGCCAATTACAAACCCTCACTGAAACCCACACCAAAATCTTCAATCAATTTGGTGTCGTCTCTCGCCCCGATGAATCCGTCGCTCCGGCCAACCCTAGCTTCTCTGAAGATGGTGTAGCTACCAAAGATATCCATATCGATCCATTGACATCTTTAACCCTCCGGATCTTTCTCCCTGATTCAGTACTTGTCAAATCTAGAGGGTTAAAACAAAGTGATGGGGTTTACGGTGGCTACTCGCCAGCTCTAGGCGATAATTTACGTAAATTGCCCGTGGTTTTGCAGTTTCACGGAGGTGGATTTGTGACCGGAAGCAGTGTTTCGTTGGCGAATGATCTGTTTTGTCGGAGGATCGCCAAGGCGTGTGATGCGATTGTGGTGGCGGTAGGGTATAGGCTTGCACCGGAGAGTAAGTATCCCGCGGCGTTTGAGGACGGCGTTGAGGCGTTGAGTTGGTTAGCTAAGCAGGCGAATTTGGCCGAGTGTAGGATCTCAGGTCGCGTTAACCTCAGGAGGAGACAGATCGTTGATGGTTTTGGTTCTTCCATGATCGAGCCTTGGATTGCTGCTCATGCCGATCTTTCCAG GTGTGTCCTCCTAGGTGTAAGCTCTGGTTCAAACATCGCAAATTATGTCACACAAAAAGCAGTAGAAGCTGGGAACCTATTAGACCCTGTAAGGGTGGTGGCACAAGTTCTTATGTACCCTTTTGTAATCGGAAACACTCCAACAAAATCCGAAATCAAGCTAGCTAACTCTTACCTCTATGACAGAACCATGGCCATGTTAGCCTGGAAGCTTTTCTTACCAGATGATCAATTCAATCTTGATCATCCAGCTGCCAACCCTCTGATGACAGCTAAAAGAATACCATTAAAACACATGCCTCCTACACTCACAATAGTAGCTGAACATGATTGGATGCGTGATCGTGCCATTGCATACTCACAGGAGCTTCGTCAGGTTAATGTAGATGCCCCTGTTTATGATTACAAAGATGCTGTTCATGAATTTGCAACCTTTGAGATGTTTTTGAAGACACCTAAAGCTCAAGCATGTGCAGAAGATATTGCCATATGGGTAAAGAAGTATATATCACTCAGAGGGCTTGAGTTTTCGTACTAA
- the LOC111881533 gene encoding phosphoribosylformylglycinamidine cyclo-ligase, chloroplastic: MNTTTFGSNLETSKYTIKPSCRQSSYTSPFSATTHKLSYLSKKPTNLSFRRHTKNGISCVVKSNHEEGLTYKEAGVDIDAGSELVRRIAKMAPGIGGFGGLFPLGDSYLVAGTDGVGTKLKLAFETGIHDSIGIDLVAMSVNDIITSGAKPLFFLDYYATSRLDVDLAEKVIKGIVDGCQQSDCALLGGETAEMPDFYAEGEYDLSGFAVGIVKKESVINGKNIEVGDVLIGLPSSGVHSNGFSLVRRVLARSGLSLKDKLPGEESVTLAEALMAPTVIYVKQVLDIISKEGNKGIKGIAHITGGGFTDNIPRVFPKGLGALVYNDSWPVPPVFKWIQKAGGIEDGEMKRTFNMGIGMVLVVSKEAAERVVKEEGGMVYRIGEVISGDGVGYQ; encoded by the exons ATGAACACTACAACATTTGGATCAAATCTAGAGACATCGAAGTACACAATCAAGCCCTCTTGTCGTCAATCATCATATACCTCTCCCTTTTCTGCAACAACACACAAGCTTTCTTACTTGTCTAAGAAACCTACAAACTTATCATTCAGAAGACATACAAAAAATGGAATTTCATGTGTGGTTAAAAGCAATCATGAAGAGGGCCTTACATATAAAGAAGCTGGTGTTGACATAGATGCTGGTTCAGAGCTTGTACGCAGGATTGCCAAGATGGCACCTGGAATTGGAGGCTTTGGTGGCCTTTTTCCACTTg ggGATTCATATCTTGTAGCTGGTACAGATGGTGTAGGAACCAAACTTAAGCTGGCATTCGAGACTGGAATCCATGATTCCATTGGAATTGATTTG GTGGCAATGAGTGTGAATGACATCATCACATCTGGAGCAAAGCCTTTATTCTTCCTTGATTACTATGCAACAAGTCGCCTTGATGTTGATCTTGCTGAAAAGGTTATAAAAGGAATTGTCGATGGTTGCCAACAATCTGACTGTGCTCTTTTGGGTGGAGAG acTGCAGAAATGCCAGATTTTTATGCAGAAGGAGAATACGATCTTAGTGGTTTTGCAGTTGGAATTGTGAAAAAGGAGTCGGTTATAAATGGGAAGAATATAGAAGTTGGAGATGTGCTTATTGGCCTCCCATCTAGTGGGGTCCACTCAAATGGTTTCTCACTTGTTCGAAG GGTGCTAGCGAGAAGTGGGCTTTCATTGAAAGACAAACTCCCGGGTGAAGAATCTGTCACATTAGCTGAAGCCTTAATGGCACCAACTGTAATATATGTAAAACAAGTGCTTGATATCATAAGCAAGGAGGGCAATAAGGGTATAAAAGGAATTGCACATATAACAGGTGGCGGCTTCACAGATAACATCCCTCGTGTTTTCCCGAAAGGGCTTGGCGCTCTTGTTTATAACGACTCTTGGCCGGTTCCCCCTGTTTTTAAATGGATCCAAAAG GCTGGAGGAATTGAAGATGGTGAAATGAAGAGGACTTTTAATATGGGAATTGGGATGGTTTTGGTTGTTAGTAAAGAGGCTGCTGAAAGGGTAGTTAAGGAAGAAGGTGGGATGGTGTATCGTATTGGTGAAGTTATAAGCGGTGATGGTGTGGGTTATCAGTAG
- the LOC111881564 gene encoding F-box protein SKIP14 has product MALNYSQRPVFPAHTSEDNLISPLRIVNGYVVEGMSDRGGESFVKPRHGNGEIHDRFGGSPDPVSTDIIDLLPSDPFGMEIDISTTFTAITGWLEDFEVDYVQYVRNNIANTNEDYRLYAGLNLIWNSALRFQSFPSNESPDDKGGASFMDDEDATTSNNEGGDPHEAFLLALTYLGTKDLLLLECVCKTLSSTIRNDSLLWRTIHIDQPLSEKITDDILVQLTNRSEGNLRCLTLIKCPRITDDGLKRVLETNPKLTKLSVPGCTRLSIDGILNNLKAFKLSGTGGTSGIKHIRTGGFYGITYEHFKELKFLLGSDDNNIQKNDYLPHYYHRGNLYLPDDERDIDVEVCPRCQNLRLVYDCPAEGCFGKDQCRACIICIPRCAQCGRCVHNSEYEETFSLEYLCSGCLKEMPRCQKVQQMDVDVF; this is encoded by the coding sequence ATGGCTCTGAACTATTCTCAGCGGCCAGTTTTTCCTGCTCATACATCCGAAGACAATCTGATTTCACCCTTGAGGATCGTGAATGGGTATGTCGTGGAAGGCATGTCAGACAGAGGGGGAGAAAGCTTCGTGAAACCTAGACATGGTAATGGAGAGATCCATGATCGTTTTGGTGGCTCACCAGATCCAGTTTCTACAGACATAATCGACTTATTACCTTCAGATCCATTTGGTATGGAGATCGATATCAGCACAACTTTCACAGCCATCACCGGGTGGCTTGAAGATTTTGAAGTGGACTACGTGCAATATGTCAGAAACAACATTGCTAACACAAATGAAGATTACAGATTATATGCAGGTCTCAATCTGATCTGGAACAGTGCCTTGAGGTTTCAATCGTTTCCAAGCAATGAATCACCTGATGATAAAGGTGGTGCTAGTTTTATGGATGATGAAGACGCCACAACATCCAATAACGAAGGAGGAGACCCTCATGAGGCGTTTCTTCTTGCTCTCACTTATCTTGGAACAAAAGATCTTCTTTTACTCGAATGTGTTTGTAAAACATTATCTTCTACAATACGTAACGATTCGTTATTATGGAGAACCATTCACATTGATCAGCCATTAAGTGAGAAGATCACCGATGATATTCTTGTCCAATTAACCAACAGATCAGAAGGTAATCTCAGATGTTTAACTCTTATAAAATGCCCAAGAATCACAGATGATGGATTGAAGCGTGTTTTGGAAACCAACCCAAAGTTGACGAAATTGTCTGTTCCTGGATGTACAAGATTAAGCATCGATGGTATTTTGAATAACTTGAAGGCTTTCAAGTTGTCAGGGACAGGTGGCACTTCGGGTATCAAACACATAAGAACAGGTGGGTTTTATGGGATAACATATGAGCACTTCAAAGAGTTGAAGTTTTTGTTGGGTAGTGATGACAACAAcattcagaaaaatgattatcTTCCTCATTATTATCATCGTGGGAATTTGTATCTACCAGATGATGAACGTGATATAGACGTTGAAGTGTGTCCAAGGTGTCAGAATTTGAGGCTTGTGTATGATTGTCCAGCTGAAGGGTGTTTTGGGAAAGATCAATGTAGGGCTTGTATAATTTGCATACCTCGATGTGCTCAATGTGGTCGCTGTGTGCATAACAGTGAATACGAAGAAACGTTTTCTTTGGAGTATCTTTGTTCTGGGTGCTTGAAGGAGATGCCACGGTGTCAAAAAGTGCAACAGATGGATGTTGATGTTTTTTGA
- the LOC111881538 gene encoding uncharacterized protein LOC111881538 isoform X1, translating to MLHLKSSSNSKLLMSNVFRTSKMTNACVTRLHILPKRMKFQSNFFRPFPTCASPPSTSLPYNPQQWVTLTCQLTPSNSPSPAQRSKEWFALRKDRLTTSTFSTALGLWKGKRRSELWHEKVFPLDTESNITLASKQAMEWGVVNESIAIEKYKTITGREVSSLGFATHSEDKFDWIGASPDGLLGCFPNAGILEVKCPFNKGKPESAIPWSSMPFYYMPQIQGQMEVMDRDWVDLYCWTINGSTIFRISRDQDYWNLIHGVLREFWWENVIPAREALVMGSEEEAKKYEPESTHKLTGLVIHKSLKLAGESKLLCREIAGNVEFM from the exons atgcttcatctcaaatcttcaagcaactcCAAGCTACTAATGTCAAACGTTTTTAGG ACTTCCAAAATGACCAACGCCTGTGTCACTAGACTCCACATACTTCCCAAGAGAATGAAATTCCAGTCCAATTTCTTCCGACCATTTCCCACCTGCGCCTCACCACCATCAACCTCTCTACCCTACAACCCACAACAATGGGTAACTTTGACTTGTCAACTCACCCCATCAAACTCCCCTTCCCCTGCCCAACGTTCCAAAGAATGGTTTGCcctcagaaaagaccgattaacCACCAGCACCTTCAGCACTGCTCTCGGTTTATGGAAAGGCAAAAGAAGATCCGAACTTTGGCATGAAAAAGTCTTCCCTTTAGATACAGAATCAAACATCACACTCGCTTCAAAACAAGCCATGGAATGGGGTGTTGTGAATGAATCAATCGCCAttgaaaaatacaaaacaataactggACGTGAAGTGAGTTCATTAGGGTTCGCGACACATTCGGAAGATAAATTTGATTGGATCGGTGCATCACCAGATGGGCTTCTTGGGTGTTTTCCAAATGCCGGGATTCTCGAAGTGAAATGCCCGTTTAACAAAGGGAAACCGGAATCAGCAATTCCGTGGTCGAGCATGCCGTTTTATTATATGCCTCAGATTCAGGGTCAGATGGAGGTTATGGATAGAGATTGGGTTGATTTGTATTGCTGGACGATAAATGGAAGTACGATTTTTCGTATTAGTAGAGATCAAGATTACTGGAATTTGATACATGGCGTCTTACGTGAGTTTTGGTGGGAAAATGTGATTCCAGCTAGGGAGGCTTTGGTGATGGGGAGTGAAGAGGAAGCTAAGAAATATGAACCGGAATCAACGCATAAGTTAACGGGATTGGTGATtcataagagcttgaagttggCTGGTGAGTCGAAGCTTTTGTGTAGAGAAATTGCAGGGAATGTTGAATTTATGTAA
- the LOC111881538 gene encoding uncharacterized protein LOC111881538 isoform X2, which translates to MTNACVTRLHILPKRMKFQSNFFRPFPTCASPPSTSLPYNPQQWVTLTCQLTPSNSPSPAQRSKEWFALRKDRLTTSTFSTALGLWKGKRRSELWHEKVFPLDTESNITLASKQAMEWGVVNESIAIEKYKTITGREVSSLGFATHSEDKFDWIGASPDGLLGCFPNAGILEVKCPFNKGKPESAIPWSSMPFYYMPQIQGQMEVMDRDWVDLYCWTINGSTIFRISRDQDYWNLIHGVLREFWWENVIPAREALVMGSEEEAKKYEPESTHKLTGLVIHKSLKLAGESKLLCREIAGNVEFM; encoded by the coding sequence ATGACCAACGCCTGTGTCACTAGACTCCACATACTTCCCAAGAGAATGAAATTCCAGTCCAATTTCTTCCGACCATTTCCCACCTGCGCCTCACCACCATCAACCTCTCTACCCTACAACCCACAACAATGGGTAACTTTGACTTGTCAACTCACCCCATCAAACTCCCCTTCCCCTGCCCAACGTTCCAAAGAATGGTTTGCcctcagaaaagaccgattaacCACCAGCACCTTCAGCACTGCTCTCGGTTTATGGAAAGGCAAAAGAAGATCCGAACTTTGGCATGAAAAAGTCTTCCCTTTAGATACAGAATCAAACATCACACTCGCTTCAAAACAAGCCATGGAATGGGGTGTTGTGAATGAATCAATCGCCAttgaaaaatacaaaacaataactggACGTGAAGTGAGTTCATTAGGGTTCGCGACACATTCGGAAGATAAATTTGATTGGATCGGTGCATCACCAGATGGGCTTCTTGGGTGTTTTCCAAATGCCGGGATTCTCGAAGTGAAATGCCCGTTTAACAAAGGGAAACCGGAATCAGCAATTCCGTGGTCGAGCATGCCGTTTTATTATATGCCTCAGATTCAGGGTCAGATGGAGGTTATGGATAGAGATTGGGTTGATTTGTATTGCTGGACGATAAATGGAAGTACGATTTTTCGTATTAGTAGAGATCAAGATTACTGGAATTTGATACATGGCGTCTTACGTGAGTTTTGGTGGGAAAATGTGATTCCAGCTAGGGAGGCTTTGGTGATGGGGAGTGAAGAGGAAGCTAAGAAATATGAACCGGAATCAACGCATAAGTTAACGGGATTGGTGATtcataagagcttgaagttggCTGGTGAGTCGAAGCTTTTGTGTAGAGAAATTGCAGGGAATGTTGAATTTATGTAA